One window of Nymphaea colorata isolate Beijing-Zhang1983 chromosome 11, ASM883128v2, whole genome shotgun sequence genomic DNA carries:
- the LOC116263556 gene encoding uncharacterized protein LOC116263556 translates to MSGGLTSPNIRKLGISQGTIDQFITSSMPEPNALKKEEMKQVYSAIGQFFFANDLSFNLCNNPYFERMIEAMGNYGRGLKPPTYNDMQASILKEEVDKVQIKLEDNKKTWLKTSCTIMADGWIGGKSGNLINFLIVKEVGEKNVVQVVTNNAANYKAASMKLKEIDGFNHIFWTPCAADCLDLILEDIAKIHLHKEVIEKAKVSIRINKIALKNMFLSPEFQGSDYYTKNPKGKEVLRVVDSDEKPVMGFLYNHMRRTKEEITYNVDNNQKSPHFHYDDDVLKDRRIKDELIECLDIMVPTGEERCDILVQLDSYENEVADWKNTFGDNTKELKNFAMRTLNLTCSASGYDSWLHSLFEIEDINILPFEDISRSMKKRKSASSSQKKSIGKGKTIIEAFEHESFDDKATEEEDEPIQYTDNSNDDELSFIKEDNNDENTIDLLPTKII, encoded by the exons ATGAGTGGTGGTCTTACATCTCCCAATATTCGTAAGCTTGGAATTTCACAAGGTACAATAGATCAATTTATAACTTCAAGTATGCCAGAACCAAATGCCTTgaagaaagaggaaatgaaGCAAGTATATTCTGCCATAGGTCAGTTCTTTTTTGCGAATGATTTATCATTTAACTTATGTAACAATCCATATTTTGAGAGAATGATTGAAGCTATGGGAAATTATGGTCGAGGGTTGAAACCACCAACCTACAACGATATGCAGGCTTCGATCCtaaaagaagaagttgataaagtGCAAATAAAATTAGAGGATAACAAGAAGACATGGTTGAAGACTAGTTGTACCATAATGGCAGATGGTTGGATTGGTGGTAAAAGTGGAAATTTGATTAACTTTCTT ATAGTTAAAGAAGTTGGAGAGAAAAATGTAGTGCAGGTAGTTACTAATAATGCTGCTAACTACAAAGCTGCAAGTatgaagttaaaagaaattgatggcttcaatcatattttttggacaccTTGTGCAGCTGATTGCCTAGATTTAATTCTTGAAGACATTGCTAAGATACATTTGCATAAGGAAGTGATCGAAAAAGCAAAAGTT AGTATTCGTATAAACAAAATAGCATTGAAGAACATGTTTTTGTCTCCAGAATTTCAAGGCAGTGATTATTATACTAAAAATCCTAAAGGCAAGGAG GTGTTGAGAGTTGTTGATTCAGATGAAAAGCCAGTTATGGGATTTTTGTACAATCATATGAGAaggacaaaagaagaaataacaTACAATGTTGATAATAATCAGAAAAG CCCACATTTTCATTATGATGATGATGTCCTCAAGGATAGAAGAATAAAGGATGAGCTAATTGAATGCTTAGACATTATGGTGCCTACTGGAGAAGAAAGATGTGATATTTTAGTTCAACTTGattcatatgaaaatgaagTTG ctGATTGGAAGAATACATTTGGCGacaatacaaaagaattgaagaattttgctATGAGAACTCTCAATCTTACATGCAGTGCATCAGGAT ATGATTCTTGGTTGCACTCATTGTTTGAGATCGAAGACATTAATATCCTCCCTTTCGAAGATATATCAAGGTCTATGAAAAAGCGTAAAAGTGCTTCctcttctcaaaagaaaagtaTTGGCAAAG gtaaaacaataatagaagcTTTTGaacatgagagttttgatgataaagcaactgaagaagaagatgaacctaTTCAATATACGGACAATTCAAATGACGATGAACTGTCATTCATTAAAGAAGATAACAATGATGAAAATACAATTGACCTATTgcctacaaaaatcatttga